One window of the Candidatus Chryseobacterium colombiense genome contains the following:
- a CDS encoding thioredoxin family protein: MKKLAILSSLFIGALAFAQGIKFEESNFASVLAKAKKENKLVFIDAYASWCGPCKLMVKNIFPLQTVGDYYNSHFISTKIDMEKGEGIELAKKYNVKAFPTYLFVDGNGEVVHRTLGYVEENDFIQFAKDAGDPSKRLTALKQKFEDGEKDPEFLKNLAGLTIYNDAEFAGRVLERYFAAKTELDRDDVQMLLSGAQTTDSPLYKTFQSKKAEIVKVVTAEKYDAIDKNIKISSLFKKSYNKETKTWNDNYFLTEAQKFMPKEEAEKILKRTQAGRALRDKDFATYEKLTLELYKDTSALSSEELNSIAWNFFENVNNKSSLQKALAWAHESVKKNENYANTDTLANIYNKVGDKKNAKLWAERSIELAKNTGQDSTDTEKLLKTLL, translated from the coding sequence ATGAAAAAGTTAGCAATATTATCTTCCCTGTTTATCGGAGCATTAGCATTTGCTCAGGGAATTAAATTTGAAGAAAGCAATTTCGCTAGTGTTTTAGCTAAAGCTAAGAAAGAAAATAAACTTGTATTTATAGATGCGTACGCTTCTTGGTGTGGACCTTGTAAGCTAATGGTAAAAAATATCTTTCCGCTTCAGACTGTGGGTGACTATTACAACAGCCATTTCATAAGCACAAAAATCGATATGGAAAAAGGAGAAGGAATCGAACTTGCAAAGAAGTATAATGTAAAAGCTTTCCCGACCTATCTTTTCGTTGACGGAAACGGGGAAGTAGTCCACAGAACGTTAGGATATGTAGAAGAAAATGACTTCATCCAGTTTGCAAAAGATGCAGGAGATCCTAGTAAAAGATTAACCGCTTTGAAACAAAAATTCGAGGACGGAGAAAAAGATCCGGAGTTTTTGAAAAACCTTGCCGGTCTTACGATCTATAACGACGCCGAATTTGCAGGAAGAGTACTGGAGCGTTATTTTGCTGCTAAAACTGAATTAGACAGAGATGATGTACAAATGCTGCTTTCTGGAGCTCAGACAACAGACAGTCCGTTGTATAAAACGTTTCAATCAAAAAAAGCTGAAATTGTAAAAGTTGTTACTGCTGAAAAATATGACGCCATTGATAAGAACATCAAAATCAGTTCTCTTTTCAAAAAGTCATATAATAAGGAGACTAAAACCTGGAATGATAATTATTTCCTGACGGAAGCACAGAAATTCATGCCAAAAGAAGAAGCTGAAAAAATCCTTAAAAGAACACAGGCGGGAAGAGCATTAAGAGATAAAGATTTTGCAACATACGAAAAACTGACGCTTGAACTTTACAAGGACACTTCGGCTCTCTCTTCAGAAGAACTGAACTCTATCGCATGGAATTTCTTTGAAAATGTAAATAACAAATCTTCTTTACAAAAAGCATTAGCATGGGCTCATGAATCTGTAAAGAAAAATGAAAACTATGCCAACACAGATACTTTAGCGAACATTTACAATAAAGTAGGGGACAAAAAGAATGCTAAATTGTGGGCTGAAAGATCAATTGAACTGGCAAAAAATACAGGACAGGATTCTACAGATACTGAAAAGCTGTTAAAAACTCTTTTGTAG
- a CDS encoding DNA topoisomerase IB, translated as MDNSDLDIISRLKPSKIVKIMKDPEASAKAVNLIYTSDAEASGIIRKKRGKKYLYFKDGEKVKDKDEIKRINGLVIPPAWENVWICALDNGHLQATGFDVKKRKQYRYHPLWNALRNHTKFYRMLKFGYALPDMRLHIEQDLALRNFEKRKILALIVSLMQKTNIRIGNNVYEKLYGSFGLTTLKDKHVKIKGQKISFSFKGKKGIMHNVDLKSKRLARLVQKCKDIPGKELFQYYDEEGNHHSIDSGMVNEYIKEISGEDFTAKDFRTWSGTVNALIAFKEIGYAESNTEYKRKVKEALEMVASHLGNTSTVCKKYYVHPLVITLYENNSIKKYLDELEKIEENDGKAGLTQEEKLVLKILENEKM; from the coding sequence ATGGACAATTCAGATTTAGATATTATTTCTCGCCTGAAACCTTCCAAGATCGTAAAAATTATGAAAGATCCGGAAGCTTCTGCAAAAGCAGTGAACCTTATTTACACGTCTGATGCTGAAGCTTCCGGTATTATCAGAAAAAAGCGCGGTAAAAAATATTTGTATTTTAAGGACGGAGAAAAGGTCAAAGATAAGGACGAGATCAAAAGGATCAACGGGTTGGTAATACCTCCAGCCTGGGAAAATGTATGGATCTGCGCCCTGGATAATGGTCATCTTCAGGCGACCGGATTCGATGTAAAAAAGAGAAAACAGTATCGCTATCACCCGCTTTGGAATGCATTAAGAAATCATACAAAATTCTACAGAATGCTCAAGTTCGGATATGCTTTACCAGACATGAGGCTGCATATTGAACAGGATTTGGCCCTAAGAAATTTTGAAAAGAGAAAGATTTTGGCTTTAATTGTCAGCTTGATGCAAAAAACGAATATCCGTATTGGAAATAATGTCTATGAAAAATTGTATGGATCTTTTGGTTTAACAACTTTAAAGGATAAGCATGTAAAAATCAAAGGACAGAAAATCAGTTTTTCTTTCAAAGGGAAAAAAGGTATTATGCACAATGTGGATCTTAAAAGTAAAAGACTGGCAAGATTAGTCCAGAAATGTAAGGATATTCCGGGAAAGGAGCTGTTTCAGTATTATGATGAGGAAGGCAATCATCATTCGATAGATTCGGGGATGGTAAATGAATACATTAAAGAAATCAGCGGCGAAGATTTTACAGCAAAAGATTTCCGGACGTGGTCGGGAACGGTGAATGCTTTAATTGCTTTTAAAGAAATAGGCTATGCAGAAAGCAATACAGAGTATAAAAGAAAAGTAAAAGAGGCATTGGAAATGGTAGCTTCTCATCTTGGAAATACGAGCACCGTCTGTAAAAAATATTATGTTCATCCGTTGGTCATTACTTTGTATGAAAATAACAGCATCAAAAAATATCTTGATGAGCTGGAAAAAATAGAAGAAAATGACGGTAAAGCAGGCTTAACCCAGGAGGAGAAATTAGTTTTAAAAATATTGGAAAATGAGAAGATGTAA
- the pruA gene encoding L-glutamate gamma-semialdehyde dehydrogenase has protein sequence MSKAISQVPFAVNEPVNSYAPGTPEVKSLIAQYKKMWAEKVEIPMIINGKEVKTDDKVQLQSPQDHAHDFGFYHRGTMQHVDDAINAALAAKKEWNELGWEQRAAIFLKAADLLAGPYRDVINAATMIGQSKNVHQAEIDAACEFIDFLRFNVEFMTEMYSEQPVSDAGIWNRVEYRPLEGFCFAVTPFNFTAISGNLPTCMAMLGNVVVWKPSDKQIYSAKVIMDVLTEAGLPAGVINMIFTDGKETAEKVLAHRDFAGLHFTGSTKVFQGMWKMIGDNIHNYRTYPRIVGETGGKDFVIAHPSSNVEAVATALVRGAFEYQGQKCSAASRAYIPQSLWADVKKVMETQIASIKIGSPEDPSNFVNAVIDKNSFEKCKGYIDRANASGEASVVIGGQVDDSKGWFVNPTVIETTNPQYESMVEEIFGPILSVYVYEDAKWAETLQLVDSSSPYSLTGSVFAQDRYAINEAFKALENASGNFYINDKPTGAVVGQQPFGGGRASGTNDKAGSKMNLLRWTSVRSIKETFVSPKDYKYPYLG, from the coding sequence ATGTCTAAAGCAATTTCGCAAGTACCATTTGCAGTAAACGAACCGGTAAATTCTTATGCACCGGGAACTCCGGAAGTAAAAAGCCTTATCGCTCAATACAAGAAAATGTGGGCTGAAAAAGTAGAAATCCCAATGATCATTAATGGTAAAGAAGTAAAAACTGATGATAAGGTTCAACTTCAGTCACCTCAGGATCATGCTCATGATTTTGGTTTTTACCACAGAGGAACAATGCAACACGTAGACGATGCTATCAACGCTGCATTGGCTGCAAAAAAAGAATGGAACGAGCTGGGTTGGGAACAACGTGCGGCAATCTTCTTAAAAGCTGCTGATCTTTTAGCGGGTCCTTACAGAGATGTAATTAACGCAGCAACCATGATCGGTCAATCGAAAAACGTACACCAGGCTGAGATTGATGCTGCTTGTGAGTTTATTGATTTCTTAAGATTCAATGTTGAATTCATGACGGAAATGTATTCTGAGCAGCCGGTTTCTGATGCAGGAATCTGGAATCGTGTAGAATACAGACCATTGGAAGGATTCTGTTTTGCAGTAACTCCGTTCAACTTTACGGCAATTTCAGGAAACTTGCCAACTTGTATGGCCATGCTTGGAAACGTAGTGGTTTGGAAACCTTCTGATAAGCAAATTTATTCTGCAAAAGTAATTATGGATGTTTTAACTGAAGCAGGTCTTCCTGCAGGTGTTATCAACATGATCTTTACAGACGGAAAAGAAACTGCTGAGAAAGTTCTAGCACACAGAGATTTTGCAGGGCTTCATTTTACAGGTTCTACAAAAGTATTCCAGGGAATGTGGAAAATGATCGGTGACAATATTCACAACTACAGAACATATCCAAGAATTGTTGGGGAAACTGGTGGAAAAGATTTCGTTATCGCTCACCCTTCTTCCAACGTAGAAGCAGTAGCTACAGCTTTAGTAAGAGGAGCTTTCGAATATCAGGGACAGAAATGTTCTGCAGCTTCAAGAGCTTATATTCCGCAGTCACTTTGGGCAGATGTGAAAAAAGTAATGGAAACCCAGATTGCTTCCATTAAAATAGGTTCACCTGAAGATCCATCCAACTTTGTAAATGCTGTGATCGACAAAAATTCTTTCGAAAAATGTAAAGGATATATAGACAGAGCCAATGCATCTGGTGAAGCTAGCGTAGTAATCGGCGGACAGGTCGATGATTCTAAAGGATGGTTTGTAAACCCAACTGTCATCGAAACTACCAATCCTCAGTATGAAAGTATGGTGGAAGAAATCTTCGGACCCATTTTATCTGTTTATGTATATGAAGATGCAAAATGGGCTGAAACTTTACAATTAGTAGATTCTTCTTCTCCTTATTCATTGACAGGTTCTGTTTTTGCTCAAGACAGATACGCTATCAACGAAGCATTCAAAGCATTGGAAAATGCATCCGGAAACTTCTACATCAATGACAAGCCAACTGGTGCAGTTGTTGGTCAACAGCCTTTCGGTGGTGGCAGAGCTTCAGGAACTAACGATAAAGCAGGTTCTAAAATGAACTTATTAAGATGGACTTCTGTAAGATCTATCAAAGAAACTTTTGTTTCTCCTAAAGATTACAAATATCCATACTTAGGTTAA
- a CDS encoding DUF6526 family protein, which produces MERQNYKNHKKFYPPHHFIYLPVLIILAILGIYKVFNDKPHQLVWILFSIVILLLFYLAIMLRQHYALGLQNRLVRLEFKQRYFEIFGKRSDEVEEKLKFDQIAALRFAYDDEFKELLYKAFHENISGDDIKKSIQNWRPDLHRI; this is translated from the coding sequence ATGGAAAGACAGAATTACAAAAATCACAAAAAATTTTATCCGCCTCACCATTTTATATACTTACCCGTTCTCATTATTTTAGCAATTCTGGGTATTTATAAAGTTTTTAATGATAAACCTCATCAACTGGTCTGGATATTATTTTCGATTGTTATTCTCTTGCTTTTCTATCTGGCCATCATGCTGAGACAGCATTATGCTTTGGGACTTCAAAATCGACTGGTCAGACTCGAATTTAAACAACGTTATTTTGAGATTTTCGGGAAAAGATCCGATGAGGTAGAAGAAAAACTGAAATTTGATCAGATTGCAGCATTAAGGTTTGCTTATGATGATGAATTTAAAGAACTGCTGTACAAAGCCTTTCATGAAAATATTTCAGGAGATGATATTAAAAAATCAATCCAAAATTGGCGGCCCGATCTACATAGAATTTAA
- a CDS encoding CorA family divalent cation transporter, producing MPINTIYRDSHCEWVDVEAPTEEDLKFLHERYEINNLLLEDTLDPNHLPKYEEDGNVKFFLLRESTELERKTLNTISDISTKIGIFLINHTIITIHRMKTKSIVHTKKELSSAEGNTTSDKIALMIALLIMKSFDDESVSLMETMDNIENEIFLKNTNHTNQIRRLYKLKRKSGLNSRVLTISTDAIDKFKLLNLQDSEVVDLKDKHKDVVADFDHLNIQITNLISMFLALSDQKANQVMKVLAIYSVYFLPITFIAGLYGMNFENMPELRHKYGYYITLGVMVLVVICTFIYARRKQW from the coding sequence ATGCCAATTAACACCATATATAGAGATTCCCACTGCGAATGGGTAGATGTGGAAGCTCCTACCGAAGAAGACTTAAAATTTCTTCATGAAAGGTATGAAATCAACAATCTATTGTTAGAAGATACCTTAGATCCGAACCACCTACCGAAATATGAAGAAGACGGAAATGTAAAGTTTTTTCTTCTCCGGGAAAGTACGGAACTTGAAAGAAAAACACTCAATACAATAAGTGATATAAGCACCAAAATCGGGATTTTCCTGATCAATCATACCATCATTACCATTCACAGGATGAAGACCAAAAGTATTGTTCATACCAAAAAAGAGCTTTCTTCCGCAGAGGGCAATACTACTTCTGACAAAATTGCTTTAATGATTGCTTTACTGATCATGAAAAGCTTTGATGATGAATCGGTAAGTCTGATGGAAACCATGGATAATATTGAAAATGAAATTTTTCTTAAAAACACCAACCATACCAATCAGATCAGAAGACTCTATAAATTAAAAAGAAAATCCGGACTGAATTCAAGGGTTCTGACTATTTCTACGGATGCGATTGATAAATTTAAGCTTCTGAATCTTCAGGATTCTGAAGTAGTGGATTTAAAAGATAAACATAAAGATGTTGTAGCCGATTTTGACCATTTAAATATCCAGATTACCAATCTTATTTCTATGTTTCTGGCGCTTTCAGATCAAAAAGCCAATCAGGTCATGAAAGTTCTGGCAATCTATTCAGTCTACTTTCTACCCATTACCTTTATTGCCGGTTTATACGGAATGAACTTCGAAAATATGCCGGAACTACGCCATAAATATGGGTATTATATTACATTAGGAGTAATGGTCTTGGTTGTTATCTGCACATTTATCTATGCAAGGCGCAAGCAATGGTAG
- a CDS encoding aminopeptidase P family protein translates to MTSKEKVAALREEMQKNNVDAFIVYSADPHMSEYLPEEWQERAWLSGFLGSAGFVVVTKDKAGLWTDGRYFTQAAIELEGSGIDLFKDGMEGTPHYIDWIISEIPANGKVAVNALATAHANWELLTQKLNSKNITLVDSPLLKQIWVDRGTPSKNPIFVHPVKWAGKSVTDKIAAIRQKMEEQEATIHIISSLDDVAWTLNLRGSDVQSNPVFLGYIIITKNDAILFTDLEKLEVEARKQMDESFVKMMPYEEFYNHLKVFKNEKVLVSPNSNQSIFEALKSDNQFIKAPVPGNLMKAQKNETEVEGFRKVMVRDGVAMVKFLYWLTHNAGKEAMNEYSIGEKLRGFRAEGENFVGESFGSIVGYKDNGAIMHYSAKSEGSKEVTNDASILVDSGGQYLEGTTDITRTFALGAVSEEFKRNSTLVLQGMIRLSMVKFPKGTKGVHLDAIARLPLWMEGKDFNHGTGHGVGSFMNVHEGPQNIRKDMNPQDLLVGMVCSNEPGYYLEGEYGIRHENLIVVKEAEKTIHGTFYEFETLTFCPFFKDTIVKEILSESEIAWLNSYHKACEDKIAPFLEGEVKEWFLNLVSPL, encoded by the coding sequence ATGACTTCAAAGGAAAAAGTAGCTGCGCTTCGTGAAGAAATGCAGAAAAATAATGTTGATGCATTTATAGTATATTCTGCAGATCCACATATGAGTGAATATTTGCCTGAAGAATGGCAGGAGAGAGCTTGGCTGTCCGGATTTTTAGGTTCTGCAGGTTTTGTAGTGGTTACAAAAGATAAAGCCGGACTTTGGACGGATGGAAGATATTTTACACAGGCAGCTATAGAACTGGAAGGCTCAGGAATCGATCTTTTCAAGGACGGAATGGAAGGAACGCCTCATTATATTGACTGGATTATTTCTGAAATTCCTGCAAATGGAAAAGTGGCTGTAAATGCATTAGCAACCGCTCATGCCAACTGGGAGCTTTTAACTCAAAAATTAAATTCAAAAAATATAACACTGGTTGACAGTCCTCTTTTGAAGCAAATCTGGGTTGACCGAGGTACACCATCAAAGAACCCGATTTTCGTGCATCCTGTAAAATGGGCCGGAAAATCAGTGACTGATAAAATTGCTGCCATCCGTCAGAAAATGGAAGAGCAGGAAGCAACCATTCACATTATTTCAAGTCTGGATGATGTTGCATGGACATTGAATTTAAGAGGAAGTGATGTGCAAAGCAATCCTGTATTTCTAGGCTACATTATTATCACTAAAAATGATGCAATTCTATTTACCGACCTGGAAAAATTAGAAGTTGAGGCAAGAAAGCAAATGGATGAGTCTTTCGTGAAAATGATGCCTTATGAAGAGTTTTACAACCATTTAAAGGTGTTCAAAAATGAAAAAGTATTGGTTTCTCCCAACAGCAATCAGTCTATTTTTGAGGCATTGAAATCGGATAATCAATTTATCAAAGCTCCGGTTCCTGGAAATTTAATGAAAGCTCAGAAAAATGAAACAGAAGTGGAAGGGTTCCGAAAAGTAATGGTGAGAGACGGAGTTGCCATGGTGAAATTCCTGTATTGGCTGACTCACAATGCCGGAAAAGAAGCAATGAACGAATATTCAATCGGTGAAAAACTGAGAGGTTTCCGTGCGGAAGGAGAGAACTTCGTAGGAGAAAGCTTCGGAAGTATTGTTGGCTATAAAGATAATGGTGCAATTATGCATTATTCAGCCAAAAGTGAAGGAAGCAAGGAAGTGACCAATGATGCGAGTATTCTGGTAGATTCCGGAGGTCAGTATCTTGAGGGAACTACTGATATCACAAGAACATTTGCTTTGGGAGCAGTTTCTGAGGAATTTAAGAGAAATTCGACATTAGTTCTGCAGGGAATGATCCGTTTATCAATGGTGAAGTTTCCGAAAGGAACAAAGGGAGTTCATTTAGATGCTATCGCAAGATTACCATTGTGGATGGAAGGGAAAGATTTCAACCACGGGACAGGTCATGGAGTAGGAAGCTTTATGAATGTTCATGAAGGACCGCAAAACATCAGAAAAGATATGAATCCTCAGGATCTGTTGGTAGGCATGGTGTGTTCCAACGAACCCGGATATTATCTTGAGGGAGAATACGGAATCCGTCATGAGAATTTAATAGTGGTAAAGGAAGCTGAAAAAACAATTCACGGAACTTTCTATGAATTTGAAACATTAACGTTCTGCCCGTTCTTTAAAGATACGATTGTAAAAGAAATACTTTCAGAAAGTGAAATAGCTTGGTTAAACAGCTATCATAAAGCCTGTGAGGATAAAATCGCTCCGTTTTTGGAAGGTGAAGTTAAAGAATGGTTCCT
- a CDS encoding patatin-like phospholipase family protein yields MKPEQLNNILEEDILSKDSKEKLASLYDKISNKEFSDLLDVNGNQYIEFVQEGGGVWGSALVGYLYGLEIFGIRFLKIAGTSAGAINTMLIAACKTKEEAKSEVIKDILFNWNFADFMDGKPYVKTTIHAMLNNKNFIKINAVLAVILMLILVIIPFAVPSETTLRAKLLFLIPLIPILIALICLNKLYRDFKKQNSGFNPGNAFLSQMKQVLNSFGIKTVAELNKKFIQKEDELGLHYRYGNGQEYYNKALQSIESIKEKNLEHIDSTRYKIFYESSVNNDYYKNNPFYQLKSEYVIVTTDINAKIKVELPTMANLYWSEEELKHISPAEFVRASMSVPFFFEPMQKRINKDDDSVKYAWKFWMNTKQEDIYSVGVFIDGGSISNFPIDLFHATDVFYPRMPLFGVQLTSDSDIASEKGKTSEEILKSPFSYAGNIISTLKGFNDKTFLTKHSFYRLFSIQTVNCGTSSWLNFFMKKEEKEELFNRGFQAALDFLSNFDWEKYKYERMMLSMKEKKILKEEDTPTVG; encoded by the coding sequence ATGAAACCTGAACAGTTAAACAACATCCTTGAAGAAGATATCCTTTCCAAAGATTCCAAAGAAAAGCTTGCTTCATTGTATGATAAGATTTCCAACAAAGAGTTTTCTGATCTTTTGGATGTCAATGGAAATCAATATATAGAGTTTGTTCAGGAAGGAGGCGGAGTCTGGGGAAGTGCACTGGTGGGCTATCTGTATGGTCTTGAAATTTTTGGGATCCGTTTCCTGAAAATCGCAGGAACCAGCGCAGGAGCTATTAATACAATGCTTATTGCAGCCTGTAAAACTAAAGAAGAGGCCAAAAGTGAAGTTATAAAAGACATTCTTTTCAACTGGAATTTTGCAGATTTTATGGATGGAAAACCCTATGTAAAGACCACCATCCATGCGATGCTGAATAACAAGAATTTCATTAAAATAAATGCAGTGTTAGCTGTCATTCTCATGCTTATTCTTGTCATTATTCCTTTTGCTGTACCGTCAGAAACTACCTTACGGGCTAAACTGCTTTTTCTGATTCCTTTGATCCCCATACTTATTGCTCTGATTTGTTTGAATAAATTGTATCGTGATTTTAAGAAACAAAATAGCGGCTTCAATCCGGGAAATGCTTTCCTAAGCCAAATGAAACAGGTTCTCAACAGCTTTGGAATAAAAACCGTAGCAGAGCTTAATAAAAAATTTATTCAAAAAGAGGATGAACTTGGCCTGCATTACCGCTATGGCAACGGCCAGGAATACTATAATAAAGCTTTGCAAAGTATTGAAAGCATCAAAGAGAAAAACTTAGAACATATTGATTCTACCCGGTATAAAATATTCTATGAAAGTTCGGTTAACAATGACTATTATAAAAACAATCCTTTTTATCAGCTAAAATCCGAATACGTTATTGTTACTACAGATATCAATGCCAAAATAAAAGTTGAGCTTCCTACCATGGCCAATCTGTATTGGTCCGAAGAAGAGCTCAAACACATAAGTCCCGCAGAATTCGTTCGGGCTTCCATGTCGGTTCCATTCTTTTTTGAACCCATGCAAAAACGTATTAATAAAGATGATGATTCGGTAAAATATGCGTGGAAATTCTGGATGAACACCAAACAGGAAGACATCTATTCTGTAGGAGTTTTTATTGACGGCGGAAGTATTTCCAACTTTCCCATCGACCTCTTTCATGCGACCGATGTCTTCTATCCAAGAATGCCCTTATTCGGAGTACAGCTGACCAGCGATTCTGACATTGCCTCCGAAAAAGGAAAAACCAGCGAAGAGATTTTAAAATCACCGTTTTCTTATGCGGGAAATATCATTAGTACTCTAAAAGGGTTTAATGATAAAACGTTTCTTACCAAACACTCTTTCTACCGTCTTTTCAGCATTCAGACCGTCAATTGCGGAACAAGCAGCTGGCTGAATTTCTTCATGAAAAAAGAGGAAAAAGAAGAGCTTTTCAATCGCGGTTTCCAGGC
- a CDS encoding ketoacyl-ACP synthase III has product MIKSTIKGIGFYVPDNVVTNDDLAKLMTTNDEWITERTGIKERRHRKNRNDSQETTAYLGFKASKKALKNAGLTAKDIDYIIFATLSPDYYFPGCGVLLQDMLGCDTIGALDVRNQCSGFVYAMSVANAFIKSNTYKNILVVGAEIHSFGLDFSDEGRGVSVIFGDGAGAIVLSATEDENAGDILSFNMHSEGKYADELCTQFPGSKFGWSDRMRKEPENVTNKEVYPIMNGNFVFKHAVTRFPETMQEALEKAGKTIEDLDMFIPHQANLRIAQFVQQKFGLPDEKIHNNIQKYGNTTAASIPIALSEAIEEGKIKRGDLVLLSAFGSGFTWGSVLFEY; this is encoded by the coding sequence ATGATTAAAAGTACAATAAAAGGGATTGGATTTTATGTTCCGGACAACGTTGTTACGAATGATGATCTAGCAAAATTAATGACGACCAATGATGAGTGGATTACGGAGAGGACGGGAATCAAAGAAAGAAGACACAGAAAAAACAGAAATGACAGTCAGGAGACCACTGCATATTTAGGTTTTAAAGCTTCAAAGAAAGCGCTTAAAAATGCAGGTCTGACCGCTAAAGATATCGACTATATTATTTTTGCAACCCTTTCTCCGGATTATTATTTTCCGGGATGTGGGGTGCTGTTGCAGGATATGTTAGGTTGTGATACAATCGGAGCATTGGACGTAAGAAATCAATGTTCAGGTTTTGTCTATGCTATGAGTGTTGCCAATGCTTTCATTAAGTCGAATACCTATAAAAATATCCTGGTGGTTGGTGCTGAAATTCATTCTTTCGGATTAGATTTTTCTGATGAGGGAAGAGGGGTTTCCGTAATTTTTGGAGATGGAGCAGGAGCAATCGTACTTTCTGCTACGGAAGATGAAAATGCGGGAGATATTTTGTCGTTCAATATGCATTCTGAAGGGAAATATGCCGATGAGCTGTGTACTCAGTTCCCGGGTTCTAAATTCGGATGGAGCGACAGAATGAGAAAAGAGCCGGAAAATGTGACGAATAAAGAGGTATATCCTATTATGAACGGAAACTTTGTATTTAAACATGCTGTAACAAGATTTCCTGAAACGATGCAGGAGGCCCTGGAAAAAGCAGGAAAGACGATAGAAGATCTGGATATGTTTATTCCGCATCAAGCGAATTTAAGAATTGCTCAGTTTGTTCAGCAGAAATTTGGATTACCGGATGAAAAAATCCATAACAATATCCAGAAATACGGGAACACAACGGCTGCTTCAATTCCTATTGCTTTAAGTGAAGCTATAGAAGAGGGGAAGATCAAAAGGGGAGATTTGGTTCTTCTTTCAGCCTTTGGAAGTGGATTTACATGGGGTAGCGTTTTATTTGAATATTAA
- a CDS encoding phosphatidate cytidylyltransferase, whose product MKKLSLYSLAMFSLLSLTSCEAVETIFKAGMWWGIILVVGVIGLIIWLFTRGKNS is encoded by the coding sequence ATGAAAAAATTAAGTTTATACAGTCTCGCAATGTTCAGTTTGCTATCATTAACAAGCTGTGAAGCAGTTGAAACCATCTTTAAAGCCGGAATGTGGTGGGGAATTATTTTAGTGGTCGGCGTCATTGGACTCATTATATGGCTATTCACCAGAGGTAAAAATTCTTAA